A window of the Scytonema millei VB511283 genome harbors these coding sequences:
- a CDS encoding agmatinase family protein, translating to MTHNSENPLFQSPDNNTHQPPTEAQRALELETRLPMTGWQQEVSKGLEYGLEAAQSIRDRTIPTFSRGELPHYAGINTFLKAPYLEDVRQVGNYDVAIVGVPHDSGTTYRPGTRFGPQGIRRISALYTPYNFELGIDLREQITICDVGDIFTIPANNEKSFDQISKGIAHIFSSGAFPIILGGDHSIGFPTVRGVCRHLGDKKVGIIHFDRHVDTQETDLDERMHTCPWFHATNMKNAPAKNLVQLGIGGWQVPRNGVKVCRDRATNILTVTDIVEMGLDAAAEFAIQRATDGTDCVYISFDIDCIDAGFVPGTGWPEPGGLLPREALSLLGKIVQKVPVCGLEVVEVSPPYDISDITSLMATRVICDTMAHLVLSGQLPRKEKPAYIHPESQPELVAWT from the coding sequence ATGACTCATAATTCTGAAAATCCTTTGTTTCAGAGTCCAGACAATAACACTCATCAACCACCTACTGAAGCCCAACGCGCTTTAGAATTAGAAACACGACTGCCGATGACAGGTTGGCAGCAAGAGGTATCGAAAGGACTGGAATACGGATTAGAAGCAGCGCAGAGTATTCGCGATCGCACGATTCCTACCTTTTCTCGTGGCGAGTTACCCCACTACGCCGGAATTAATACTTTCCTCAAAGCCCCATACTTAGAAGATGTGCGTCAGGTAGGAAATTACGACGTGGCGATCGTTGGCGTTCCCCATGACTCCGGTACGACCTATCGACCTGGAACCAGATTCGGACCTCAGGGTATCCGTCGCATTTCTGCTTTGTACACGCCTTATAACTTCGAGTTAGGTATCGATTTACGCGAACAAATTACGATTTGCGATGTTGGAGATATCTTCACCATTCCCGCCAACAACGAAAAATCCTTCGATCAAATTTCTAAAGGCATTGCCCACATTTTCAGTTCTGGGGCATTTCCAATTATTCTGGGTGGCGATCACTCAATCGGTTTCCCCACGGTACGGGGTGTATGTCGCCATTTAGGAGATAAAAAAGTTGGTATCATTCACTTCGATCGCCACGTAGACACCCAAGAAACCGATTTGGACGAACGGATGCATACCTGCCCCTGGTTTCACGCCACTAATATGAAAAATGCGCCAGCGAAGAATTTAGTCCAACTGGGAATTGGTGGTTGGCAAGTCCCAAGAAACGGGGTAAAAGTCTGTCGCGACCGCGCTACCAATATTCTCACAGTTACAGATATCGTCGAAATGGGCTTAGACGCAGCCGCAGAATTTGCCATCCAAAGAGCAACAGACGGTACAGACTGCGTTTACATCAGTTTCGATATCGACTGCATCGATGCAGGATTTGTCCCTGGTACTGGCTGGCCCGAACCAGGCGGTTTGTTACCCCGCGAAGCCCTGTCACTACTGGGTAAAATCGTGCAAAAAGTCCCCGTTTGCGGTTTAGAAGTTGTAGAAGTATCGCCCCCCTACGACATCAGCGATATCACCTCTCTAATGGCAACTCGCGTAATTTGCGATACAATGGCGCACCTTGTCCTATCGGGACAACTACCCCGCAAAGAGAAACCAGCTTACATTCATCCCGAATCCCAACCCGAACTCGTCGCTTGGACTTAG
- a CDS encoding DnaJ C-terminal domain-containing protein produces MAATDFKDYYSILGVNKTASNDEIKQAFRRLARKFHPDVNPGNKQAEARFKEVNEAYEVLSDPDKRRKYDQFGQYWKQAGQAWSPGGAGAGGVNVGFDDFEFGRYGSFDEFINDLLGRFGGAGAPGTPGARTSGTRQTYSYTTSGRKSSGTSGFDGFTDPMAGFDGSAASTDREAAIALTLSEAFHGVQKRLSIGSETIEVRIPPGAKPGSRVRVRGKGLVNPATQQRGDLYLKVDIQPHSFFKFEGDNLVCEVPITPDEAVLGAAIDVPTPDGSVKLNVPAGVRSGQSLRLRGKGWILPKGGRTDLLVKIAIVPPKDLSSTEREYYEKIRSSRSFNPRDRLPQVHL; encoded by the coding sequence ATGGCTGCTACTGATTTTAAGGACTATTACAGTATTTTGGGAGTCAACAAGACTGCCAGTAACGATGAAATTAAACAGGCTTTTCGCAGGCTAGCCCGTAAATTTCACCCGGATGTTAACCCAGGTAACAAGCAAGCCGAGGCGCGATTCAAGGAAGTCAACGAAGCTTACGAAGTGCTTTCAGATCCAGACAAGCGCCGTAAATACGATCAATTCGGTCAGTACTGGAAGCAAGCCGGACAAGCTTGGTCGCCTGGTGGCGCTGGTGCTGGTGGGGTTAATGTTGGTTTCGACGATTTTGAGTTTGGTAGATACGGCAGTTTTGATGAGTTTATCAACGATCTCCTCGGTCGTTTTGGTGGTGCTGGCGCACCTGGCACACCTGGGGCGCGGACTAGTGGAACTCGTCAGACGTATAGTTATACCACTTCTGGTAGAAAATCTTCTGGAACGAGCGGTTTTGACGGTTTCACCGATCCAATGGCTGGTTTTGATGGTTCCGCAGCTAGCACCGACAGAGAGGCAGCGATCGCCCTCACTTTATCAGAAGCGTTTCACGGCGTACAAAAACGGCTGAGTATTGGTAGTGAAACTATTGAAGTCCGCATTCCGCCAGGGGCAAAACCTGGTAGCCGCGTCCGCGTACGGGGCAAGGGTTTAGTTAATCCTGCTACGCAGCAACGAGGCGATTTGTACTTGAAAGTGGACATTCAACCGCACTCTTTCTTCAAGTTTGAAGGCGACAATCTCGTCTGCGAAGTGCCAATTACTCCCGATGAAGCAGTTCTTGGTGCAGCAATTGACGTTCCTACTCCCGATGGTTCTGTCAAGCTTAATGTTCCAGCTGGAGTTCGTTCCGGTCAATCTCTACGTTTACGCGGTAAAGGTTGGATTCTACCAAAAGGTGGACGCACCGATTTGCTGGTAAAAATTGCGATCGTTCCACCCAAAGATTTAAGCAGTACGGAGCGGGAGTATTATGAAAAGATTCGCAGTAGTCGTAGTTTTAATCCCCGCGATCGCTTGCCACAAGTCCACTTATAA
- a CDS encoding peroxiredoxin family protein, translating to MVLTSNDFSGLLNERFFRNFLPIPATSGLDLGTITPDFRLPDITNGREVKLSEYRGKQPVILAFTRIFTEKQYCPFCFPHIKDVNEKYDRFRDRGVELIMITSTDEKQSQIVVRDLGLRMPLLSDPSCNVFRAYGTGQALGAPLPAQFVLDKQGRLRYKHLFSFLDHNASVEQMLAVVD from the coding sequence ATGGTACTAACTTCAAACGATTTTAGCGGCTTACTCAACGAGCGTTTTTTTCGTAATTTCTTGCCAATTCCAGCTACTAGCGGTCTAGATTTAGGTACAATAACACCAGACTTTCGATTGCCAGATATTACTAATGGTAGAGAAGTTAAGCTTTCAGAATATCGAGGCAAGCAACCAGTTATTTTGGCGTTTACACGGATTTTTACGGAAAAGCAGTACTGTCCTTTTTGCTTCCCGCATATCAAAGATGTGAATGAGAAATACGATCGTTTTCGCGATCGCGGTGTTGAGTTAATAATGATTACGAGTACTGATGAAAAACAAAGTCAGATCGTCGTCAGAGATCTAGGTTTAAGAATGCCGTTACTGAGCGATCCTAGCTGCAATGTATTTAGAGCATACGGCACGGGGCAAGCTCTGGGTGCGCCTTTACCCGCTCAGTTTGTATTAGATAAACAGGGCAGATTGCGTTACAAACACTTGTTTTCTTTCCTCGACCACAATGCCAGTGTAGAGCAAATGTTAGCAGTAGTTGATTGA
- a CDS encoding ABC transporter substrate-binding protein translates to MKLRSIIQSIFLFVISLAIAAGCTNPAVYITTTTDVAASGNAAPNAASLGFSAWPGWLPWQVTQEQKLFEANQASVNLKWFDGYLESINALTTEQINANSQTLNDTISAVSGGADKVVILVNDNSTGNDKVIVREGINTIADLKGKKVAAEEGAVDHFLLLLGMKKAGMKPEDIQFVPLETGQAAAAFVGGQVDAVAVFAPFTTQALKRPGSKELFSSKEFPGAIPDHLVVSRQFLAESPEKVQAMVDSWFATLDYMQKEPAKATEIMAKRAGVSVAEYEEYAKGTKIFTLEENLKAFQPGNNMTSLMYAAGEMTKFLEEVGLAKQKPDLTKLFDDRFVKAYAEKQ, encoded by the coding sequence ATGAAACTGCGATCGATAATTCAATCAATTTTTCTGTTTGTCATTAGTCTAGCGATCGCAGCAGGTTGCACTAATCCCGCAGTTTATATTACAACTACCACTGATGTTGCTGCTTCTGGTAATGCTGCTCCTAACGCTGCTAGCTTGGGATTTAGTGCGTGGCCTGGTTGGCTTCCTTGGCAAGTTACCCAAGAGCAAAAACTCTTTGAAGCAAACCAAGCTTCAGTCAATTTGAAATGGTTTGACGGCTATTTAGAATCGATTAATGCTCTAACAACCGAACAAATTAATGCTAACAGCCAGACTCTTAACGATACAATCAGTGCCGTGTCAGGTGGTGCAGATAAAGTCGTCATACTAGTCAACGACAACTCTACAGGCAACGATAAAGTCATCGTTCGTGAAGGCATCAATACAATTGCCGATTTGAAAGGCAAAAAAGTTGCCGCAGAAGAAGGCGCTGTAGATCATTTCCTATTGTTATTAGGAATGAAAAAAGCAGGCATGAAGCCAGAAGACATCCAATTTGTCCCCTTAGAAACAGGACAAGCCGCAGCCGCTTTTGTTGGTGGACAAGTAGATGCAGTTGCCGTGTTTGCACCATTTACCACTCAAGCCTTAAAGCGTCCTGGTAGTAAAGAACTCTTTAGTTCCAAAGAATTTCCTGGAGCAATTCCCGACCATCTAGTCGTCAGCCGTCAGTTTCTAGCAGAAAGTCCCGAAAAAGTGCAAGCAATGGTCGATTCCTGGTTTGCCACCCTTGATTACATGCAAAAAGAACCAGCCAAAGCAACAGAAATTATGGCAAAACGGGCAGGAGTTAGCGTTGCAGAGTACGAGGAATACGCCAAAGGAACCAAGATATTCACCTTGGAAGAAAACCTCAAAGCCTTTCAACCAGGTAACAACATGACTTCGCTGATGTATGCAGCCGGAGAAATGACTAAATTTCTTGAAGAAGTCGGCTTAGCCAAACAAAAACCAGACCTAACTAAACTCTTCGACGATCGCTTTGTCAAAGCATACGCTGAGAAACAGTGA
- a CDS encoding VOC family protein, which produces MTAQFKHVMLMVTDVLATVKFYQEGLGLKVKMASPGWAELDADGTTIALHAAESQAQTGNSPILSFHVDDVYGAIANLENMGAKLEGRVREPSFGKVAAMRTPDGHLLSLLQPA; this is translated from the coding sequence ATGACAGCACAGTTTAAGCACGTCATGCTGATGGTGACAGACGTTTTAGCAACGGTGAAGTTTTATCAAGAAGGACTGGGACTAAAAGTAAAAATGGCAAGTCCTGGTTGGGCAGAATTGGATGCTGATGGCACGACGATCGCGCTCCATGCTGCGGAGAGTCAAGCGCAAACGGGGAATTCTCCGATTTTGAGCTTCCATGTAGACGATGTTTATGGGGCGATCGCCAATCTAGAAAATATGGGGGCTAAACTCGAAGGGCGCGTCCGAGAACCTTCTTTTGGCAAAGTTGCTGCTATGCGGACTCCTGACGGACATTTGCTCAGTTTACTTCAACCCGCCTAA
- the hypB gene encoding hydrogenase nickel incorporation protein HypB, with protein sequence MHQTSDAALGINLLHANQEGADRNRAHFDEWGITCFNVMSSPGAGKTVLLEKTLAALKDDLKIAVIEGDMTTELDADRLRQYNVPVIAINTGRACHLDSKMVAGGIHQLEHQYNPADLDLVLVENVGNLVCPAEFEVGEHAKVALLSVTEGEDKPLKYPVMFREADCLLITKIDLAIHLDMNIDTIVANVRQINPNVKIIPVSAKTGEGLAVWFDWVRSQIAKKELEVSRIRG encoded by the coding sequence ATGCACCAAACATCTGATGCTGCCCTTGGGATTAATTTACTCCATGCCAATCAGGAAGGGGCTGATCGCAATCGCGCCCATTTTGATGAGTGGGGAATTACCTGTTTCAATGTTATGAGTAGCCCTGGTGCTGGTAAAACAGTATTACTCGAAAAAACATTGGCAGCTTTAAAAGACGATCTCAAAATTGCTGTCATTGAAGGCGATATGACTACTGAATTAGATGCCGATCGCCTGCGTCAATACAATGTACCTGTTATCGCAATTAATACTGGACGTGCTTGCCATTTAGATTCAAAAATGGTGGCAGGTGGCATTCATCAATTAGAACATCAATACAATCCCGCCGATCTCGATTTAGTCCTAGTAGAAAATGTTGGAAATTTAGTTTGTCCGGCTGAATTTGAAGTAGGCGAACACGCCAAAGTTGCTCTCCTAAGTGTTACGGAAGGAGAAGATAAACCGCTGAAATATCCAGTCATGTTTCGCGAAGCTGATTGCTTGCTCATTACCAAAATCGATTTAGCAATCCATTTAGATATGAACATTGACACAATAGTGGCAAATGTACGTCAAATTAACCCAAACGTGAAGATTATTCCCGTATCGGCGAAGACGGGAGAGGGTTTAGCAGTATGGTTTGACTGGGTGCGATCGCAAATTGCTAAAAAAGAGCTAGAGGTCAGTAGAATCAGAGGTTAG
- a CDS encoding ABC transporter permease: protein MNTGSIRPPSNPKTLSQTVFWRLAEDIPRPLNALLVATSIGLPLLIWWLVTTFGSVDPKFLPSPARVLEAFGRLWRTRELLKDTVASLWRVGVGFLLAVVLSIPVGVLMGSFASIRALLEPLFGLMRYMPAPAFIPLLILYLGIGEEPKITLIFIGVFFFNSLMVMDTVKFVPKDLIEATYTLGGDRWQTLTQVIFPHVLPGIIDACRINLAAAWQLVIVSELIAATEGLGRRISVAGRFLKTDEIFVGLIVIGIIGLTFDLLFQWLLRVSCKWASQKR, encoded by the coding sequence ATGAATACAGGCTCGATTCGTCCCCCATCTAATCCAAAAACGCTTAGCCAGACGGTTTTTTGGCGGTTGGCTGAAGATATTCCCAGACCATTAAATGCCTTACTAGTAGCAACTTCTATCGGCTTGCCCTTGCTGATTTGGTGGCTAGTGACAACATTTGGTAGCGTAGATCCCAAGTTTCTGCCCTCGCCTGCTAGGGTACTCGAAGCATTTGGGCGATTGTGGAGGACTCGCGAACTGCTGAAGGATACTGTAGCGAGCCTCTGGCGAGTGGGTGTAGGGTTTTTGTTAGCAGTCGTGTTGTCGATTCCAGTTGGGGTGTTGATGGGCAGTTTTGCCAGTATTCGCGCTTTATTAGAACCATTATTTGGTTTGATGCGCTATATGCCTGCGCCTGCTTTTATTCCATTACTCATTCTCTATTTAGGAATTGGAGAAGAGCCGAAAATCACTTTGATTTTCATCGGCGTGTTTTTCTTCAATTCTTTAATGGTGATGGATACGGTCAAGTTTGTACCAAAAGACTTGATCGAAGCCACCTATACTTTGGGTGGCGATCGCTGGCAGACATTGACTCAAGTTATTTTTCCCCACGTTTTGCCAGGAATCATTGATGCTTGTCGAATTAACCTAGCAGCCGCATGGCAATTAGTCATTGTCTCAGAACTAATTGCTGCAACCGAAGGTTTAGGACGCAGAATCAGCGTCGCCGGTCGATTTCTCAAAACCGATGAAATCTTTGTTGGCTTAATCGTTATTGGAATCATCGGACTCACTTTTGACCTCTTGTTCCAATGGCTCTTACGTGTTTCTTGTAAGTGGGCAAGTCAGAAGAGATAA
- the psbP gene encoding photosystem II reaction center PsbP, with the protein MLKRIASILLVVLMALSLSGCVLSTAGLKSFVDSVDGYEFLYPNGWLPVKVTDGPDIVLHDLIETTENVSVVIGSIADGKTLADLGTPGDVGYKLGKSAIAPPDSGREAELINAGQQDYNGKTYYILEYAVKLPDRQQRHNLASVAVSRGKLFTFNASTTEQRWQKAAPKLQQMVKSFTVY; encoded by the coding sequence ATGTTGAAACGAATTGCATCGATTTTACTCGTAGTACTGATGGCGCTGAGTCTATCGGGTTGCGTACTCTCAACTGCTGGACTCAAAAGCTTTGTCGATAGCGTTGATGGATATGAGTTCTTGTACCCTAACGGCTGGCTACCAGTTAAAGTAACAGACGGTCCCGATATCGTATTGCACGATTTGATTGAAACCACAGAGAATGTTTCTGTCGTTATCGGTTCCATCGCAGATGGCAAAACCCTAGCCGATTTGGGAACTCCTGGCGATGTGGGTTATAAACTGGGCAAAAGTGCGATCGCACCCCCTGATTCAGGACGAGAAGCAGAATTAATCAATGCTGGGCAGCAAGACTATAACGGGAAAACTTACTACATACTAGAATATGCTGTAAAGTTACCCGATCGGCAACAACGGCACAATCTTGCTAGTGTTGCCGTTAGTCGTGGCAAACTCTTTACTTTCAACGCCTCCACCACGGAACAGCGTTGGCAAAAAGCCGCACCAAAGCTACAGCAAATGGTTAAGTCTTTTACAGTGTATTAA
- the hypA gene encoding hydrogenase maturation nickel metallochaperone HypA, giving the protein MHETDMTKALILTVRDWWEAQPEKPKISRIHLIVGQFTCVEPASLEFAFEVQTRNSFLAEAKLAIQETPLIAFCHRCQQEYRPEIGLQYACPQCKSPMDDIRSGRELKIDRIEYSNKDEG; this is encoded by the coding sequence ATGCACGAAACCGATATGACCAAAGCGCTGATTCTTACCGTGCGCGACTGGTGGGAAGCACAGCCAGAAAAACCGAAAATCTCGCGAATTCACCTGATTGTAGGTCAGTTTACCTGCGTAGAGCCTGCCAGTTTGGAATTTGCCTTTGAAGTTCAAACGCGCAATAGCTTTCTTGCAGAGGCAAAACTAGCAATTCAGGAAACACCCTTAATCGCCTTTTGCCATCGTTGCCAACAAGAATATCGTCCTGAAATTGGACTGCAATATGCTTGTCCGCAGTGTAAATCTCCTATGGACGACATTCGCTCTGGACGAGAACTAAAAATCGATCGCATCGAATATTCAAATAAGGATGAGGGGTAA
- a CDS encoding ExbD/TolR family protein, producing the protein MRLQDEPEIQAQINIVPMIDVIFAILTFFIMSTLFLTRSEGLSVNLPQSKSAQAQPKAPITVTIDAKGQLAVNRKPTQLQALSGEIRQLAQPNQEALVIVNADKSVNHGQVVSVMDVVRQLPNARLAIATQRE; encoded by the coding sequence ATGCGTCTGCAAGATGAGCCAGAAATTCAAGCACAGATTAATATCGTGCCGATGATTGACGTGATCTTCGCGATTTTGACATTTTTTATCATGTCAACCTTATTTCTCACTCGTTCTGAGGGGCTATCGGTCAATTTACCTCAGTCAAAATCAGCTCAAGCGCAGCCAAAAGCACCGATTACAGTCACAATTGATGCCAAAGGTCAACTCGCCGTCAACCGCAAACCGACTCAACTCCAAGCACTCAGTGGAGAAATACGGCAGCTAGCACAGCCAAACCAAGAGGCACTTGTAATAGTCAATGCCGATAAATCAGTCAACCACGGACAAGTTGTCTCCGTGATGGATGTGGTGAGGCAACTACCAAACGCAAGACTGGCGATCGCCACGCAGAGGGAATAA
- the aspS gene encoding aspartate--tRNA ligase, giving the protein MRTHYCGDLRTEDIGATVTLYGWVDRRRDHGGVIFLDLRDRTGLVQIVSDPQRTPDSYHQAEALRNEYVVCITGRVTQRPPESLNPKLPTGEVEIYADKIELLNAVSKQLPFQVSTAETESVREELRLKYRYLDLRRDRMNRNLQLRHQVIKAMRRFLEDAQGFIEIETPILTRSTPEGARDYLVPSRANPGEWFALPQSPQLFKQLLMVSGFDRYYQIARCFRDEDLRADRQPEFTQLDMEMSFMSQEEILELNESLVCHIFQTVKGIDIPRPFPRLTYAEAMARYGSDKPDTRFGLELVDVSDLVKDSGFKVFSGAVKSGGIVKILPIPNGNEAISNVRIKPGGDLFKEAESAGAKGLAYIRVREDGEIDTIGAIKDNLSPEQKQELLSRTGAKPGHLLLFGAGATDVVNKTLDRLRQVIGCELGHIDPSKINLLWVTDFPMFEWNADEKRLEALHHPFTAPHPDDLHDLKTARAQAYDLVFNGFEVGGGSLRIYQREVQEQVFAAIGLSIEEAYNKFGFLLEAFEYGTPPHGGIAYGLDRLVMLLAGEESIRDAIAFPKTQQARCLLTDAPSGVDAKQLKELHVASTYQPKVGVGSQ; this is encoded by the coding sequence ATGCGAACCCACTATTGCGGCGACCTCCGCACAGAAGATATTGGAGCAACAGTTACCCTGTATGGTTGGGTAGACCGTCGCCGCGATCACGGAGGAGTGATTTTCTTGGATTTGCGCGATCGCACGGGACTCGTCCAAATTGTCAGCGATCCTCAACGCACTCCCGATTCATACCATCAAGCGGAAGCACTGCGGAACGAGTACGTAGTCTGCATTACGGGTAGAGTTACCCAGCGTCCTCCAGAATCTCTCAACCCCAAGCTACCGACAGGGGAAGTCGAAATCTATGCCGATAAAATTGAGTTGCTCAATGCTGTCAGCAAACAGCTACCCTTTCAAGTCAGTACGGCTGAAACCGAGTCGGTACGGGAAGAATTGCGCCTCAAGTATCGATATTTAGATTTGCGTCGCGATCGCATGAATCGCAATCTGCAACTACGCCACCAAGTTATCAAAGCCATGCGCCGTTTTCTAGAAGACGCACAAGGCTTTATTGAAATCGAAACCCCCATTCTTACCCGTTCTACTCCCGAAGGTGCAAGAGACTACTTGGTTCCCAGTCGCGCCAACCCGGGTGAGTGGTTTGCTCTACCACAATCGCCGCAATTATTCAAGCAATTGCTGATGGTATCGGGTTTTGACCGCTACTATCAAATTGCCCGTTGCTTTCGCGATGAAGATTTAAGGGCAGACCGTCAGCCAGAATTTACTCAACTAGACATGGAAATGAGTTTCATGTCTCAAGAAGAAATTTTGGAGCTTAACGAAAGTTTAGTTTGTCATATTTTCCAGACAGTGAAAGGGATCGATATACCCCGTCCTTTCCCCCGCCTCACCTACGCCGAAGCGATGGCACGCTACGGAAGCGATAAACCCGATACCCGCTTCGGTCTGGAATTAGTCGATGTCTCCGATCTCGTCAAAGACTCCGGCTTCAAAGTCTTTTCCGGTGCTGTAAAATCTGGAGGGATTGTCAAAATTCTACCTATTCCCAACGGCAATGAAGCCATTTCCAACGTGCGGATCAAACCAGGCGGCGACTTATTTAAGGAAGCCGAAAGCGCAGGTGCAAAGGGACTTGCTTATATCCGCGTTCGTGAAGACGGAGAAATCGACACGATTGGAGCAATTAAAGACAACCTCAGCCCCGAACAAAAACAAGAACTCTTAAGTCGCACTGGGGCAAAACCAGGACATTTATTACTATTTGGTGCTGGAGCCACGGATGTAGTCAACAAAACTTTAGACCGCTTGCGACAAGTTATCGGCTGTGAATTGGGGCATATCGATCCCAGCAAAATCAATTTGTTGTGGGTGACTGATTTCCCCATGTTTGAATGGAATGCCGACGAAAAGCGTCTAGAAGCGTTACACCACCCCTTTACAGCCCCCCATCCCGACGACCTACACGACCTCAAAACCGCCCGCGCCCAAGCTTACGATTTAGTCTTCAACGGCTTTGAAGTCGGCGGCGGAAGCTTGCGGATTTATCAACGGGAAGTCCAAGAACAGGTTTTTGCCGCAATTGGTTTGTCGATAGAAGAAGCTTATAACAAATTTGGCTTTCTCCTAGAAGCATTTGAATACGGCACTCCTCCCCACGGCGGGATCGCCTACGGATTAGACCGTTTGGTGATGTTACTCGCAGGGGAAGAATCAATTCGGGATGCGATCGCTTTTCCAAAAACGCAACAAGCTCGTTGTCTACTAACTGATGCACCTTCTGGAGTCGATGCAAAACAGTTAAAAGAGTTACATGTCGCTTCGACTTATCAACCAAAAGTAGGAGTAGGGAGTCAGTGA
- a CDS encoding MotA/TolQ/ExbB proton channel family protein has translation MLFNRLFTAGGVVMWPLLGFSILAIALIIERAIFWVRINKRQRRVIREVLNLYRLENVVTAIERLKQNADLPMARIFLAALELERPTPEEFRLALESEAQAEIPVLKRFNTIFETIISIAPLLGLLGTVLGLIASFASLNIANVGASQTAGVTGGISEALVSTASGLVVAIFTLLFANTFRGLYVRQMASIQEYGGQLELLYRRLYERGETYASAR, from the coding sequence ATGCTATTCAACAGACTGTTCACCGCAGGCGGCGTGGTTATGTGGCCCCTGCTCGGATTTTCTATACTAGCGATCGCCCTAATTATCGAGCGGGCAATTTTTTGGGTGCGGATAAATAAGCGCCAGCGTCGCGTCATCCGTGAGGTATTAAACCTCTACCGCTTGGAAAATGTCGTCACCGCGATCGAAAGGCTGAAGCAAAATGCCGACTTGCCTATGGCACGCATATTTCTCGCTGCCTTAGAACTCGAACGCCCCACACCTGAAGAGTTTCGCCTTGCTCTAGAAAGTGAAGCACAAGCAGAGATTCCTGTCTTGAAACGATTTAACACTATCTTTGAGACAATCATTAGCATTGCACCCTTATTAGGTCTACTCGGTACGGTTTTGGGTTTGATTGCCTCCTTCGCGTCCCTCAACATTGCCAACGTTGGGGCTAGCCAAACCGCTGGAGTCACGGGTGGGATCAGCGAAGCGCTAGTTTCAACGGCTTCCGGCTTGGTAGTCGCTATCTTTACGCTTCTATTTGCCAATACATTTCGAGGATTGTACGTGCGGCAAATGGCATCAATTCAAGAGTATGGCGGTCAGCTAGAACTACTCTATCGTCGTCTTTACGAACGGGGAGAAACCTATGCGTCTGCAAGATGA
- a CDS encoding ABC transporter ATP-binding protein produces MYLQITKLHKNFETKSGTLVVLKDINMSIERGEFICAVGASGSGKSTLLRQIAGLDLPTAGEVKIDGVRVQGPGPDRGMVFQHYTLYPWMNVQENAEFGLKLQGFSKRERREKASYYLSVVGLTKFAKSLPKELSGGMKQRVAIARALASEPKVLLMDEPFGALDIHTKESMHEFMLDLWQRTNITIFTITHDVEEAVFLSNRIYALGARPGTVRKEISIKLPERTHTVKRHSIFHDYCDELMDLLRGHSQEALAVSS; encoded by the coding sequence ATGTATCTACAAATCACCAAACTCCATAAAAATTTCGAGACAAAATCGGGAACGTTAGTTGTCCTCAAAGACATTAATATGTCGATCGAGCGGGGTGAATTTATCTGTGCTGTGGGTGCATCGGGTTCGGGTAAGTCTACTCTACTGCGCCAGATTGCCGGACTCGATTTACCAACAGCGGGAGAAGTGAAAATCGATGGCGTGCGCGTTCAAGGACCAGGACCAGATCGGGGCATGGTGTTTCAGCACTACACGCTTTATCCTTGGATGAACGTACAGGAAAATGCTGAATTTGGACTCAAACTTCAGGGATTTTCCAAGCGGGAACGACGGGAAAAAGCTAGTTACTATTTGAGCGTAGTTGGACTGACTAAGTTTGCTAAATCCTTGCCCAAGGAGTTATCTGGTGGAATGAAACAACGGGTAGCGATCGCCCGCGCTCTCGCCTCAGAGCCTAAAGTATTATTGATGGACGAACCTTTTGGTGCTTTGGATATTCACACTAAAGAGTCTATGCATGAATTCATGCTGGATCTGTGGCAGCGTACCAACATCACCATTTTCACGATCACCCACGATGTGGAAGAAGCTGTATTTCTCTCAAATCGGATCTACGCTCTCGGCGCTCGTCCTGGTACGGTCAGAAAAGAAATTTCAATTAAACTCCCCGAACGCACCCACACCGTCAAGCGTCATTCTATATTCCACGACTACTGCGACGAATTGATGGATCTGCTCCGGGGACACTCACAGGAAGCTCTGGCAGTGTCTTCTTAG